The following proteins come from a genomic window of Pyricularia oryzae 70-15 unplaced genomic scaffold supercont8.8_3, whole genome shotgun sequence:
- a CDS encoding isoleucyl-tRNA synthetase has protein sequence MCRKKANRKRTEHISSLGISSLLFRAEPRPDIIVRDHRSRARLLVGHNITHADNFCWRSDTHLNITASRRGSSGLPTKLFGGSMRLSTADLDQTCGWVYTLSVMGNKLLGTSSFHKGIVNGLVLAEIDKKMSKSLKNYPNPSLPTGKYVSDALGLYLIISQVVRGKPLRFNEAGVKGIARDFPPLWNSYCLFAEQPAPSKKTQGTALVANTGFLASGRLQLEHMNRWILADFPRLLQAIDNLTNWYTCFNRKRLKGAAGLGLEDTRMALEMLFLVLLTVHRVHSEHVPPEKEDLFDAVIERKMAEMQKFIQLRRTARERRSIIQKTPLLSLVVIADTQFVADIEALESYPADELNVLERDKNITVGGIRFDENGATIEVVVWLDAASHPELLNEGLTRDVVNRVQKLCKTAVAVLKDEVQFQ, from the exons ATGTGTCGAAAGAAGG CCAACAGGAAAAGGACTGAGCACATCTCATCGTTGGGAATATCATCTCTCCTTTTCCGAGCAGAGCCCAGACCA GACATCATCGTTAGAGACCACAGGTCGAGGGCTAGGCTTCTTGTCGGGCATAACATCACCCACGCCGACAACTTCTGCTGGAGGTCCGACACCCACCTGAACATTACGGCTTCTCGTCGTGGGTCATCAGGGTTGCCGACGAAACTGTTTGGCGGATCGATGAGACTTTCGACTGCTG ACCTCGATCAGACATGCGGCTGGGTGTACACCCTTTCGGTGATGGGGAACAAGCTGTTGGGCACCTCTTCATTTCACAAGGGCATCGTCAATGGCCTAGTGCTGGCCGAGATCGACAAAAAGATGTCCAAAAGCCTCAAAAACTATCCGAATCCGAGTTTGCCAACTGGAAAATACGTCTCAGATGCCCTTGGGCTTTACCTCATCATTTCACAGGTCGTCAGAGGGAAGCCGCTGCGCTTCAATGAGGCAGGTGTGAAGGGCATCGCTCGCGATTTCCCTCCTCTGTGGAACAGTTACTGTTTGTTTGCGGAGCAACCCGCTCCTTCCAAAAAGACACAGGGGACTGCCTTGGTTGCCAACACGGGATTCCTTGCGTCCGGCAGGCTGCAACTTGAACATATGAACCGATGGATACTCGCAGACT TTCCTAGACTATTGCAGGCTATCGACAACTTGACAAACTGGTACACTTGCTTCAATCGAAAGCGACTCAAGGGCGCAGCTGGTCTCGGGCTCGAGGACACACGAATGGCACTtgaaatgcttttcctggtGCTTCTCACAGTC CACCGAGTTCACTCGGAACACGTACCTCCTGAGAAGGAAGATCTCTTTGATGCCGTGATCGAGCGCAAGATGGCTGAGATGCAAAAGTTCATCCAGTTACGGAGGACTGCCAGGGAGCGTCGCAGCATTATCCAAAAGACCCCACTCTTGTCCCTTGTGGTCATTGCCGATACGCAGTTCGTGGCCGACATAGAGGCTCTCGAGAGCTATCCTGCCGATGAGCTCAACGTCCTCGAG AGGGACAAGAATATCACGGTGGGTGGCATACGGTTCGACGAGAATGGCGCCACGATT GAGGTTGTCGTCTGGCTCGATGCCGCTTCTCACCCAGAGCTCCTCAACGAGGGACTTACCCGTGATGTCGTGAATCGAGTACAGAAGCTCTGCAAAACGGCTGTGGCTGTGCTAAAAGATGAAGTTCAGTTTCAATAG